One Streptomyces sp. CG4 genomic window, TTCCTCAGTCCGCCGGCCCCAGTGCACTCGAGCCTTCTGGTTCGGGGTGATGGGTGGCTGGTCGTTGTTTGAGAACTGCACAGTGGACGCGAGCATCTGTGGCCAAGTTTTTAAGGGCGCACGGTGGATGCCTTGGCACCAGGAACCGATGAAGGACGTGGGAGGCCGCGATAGTCCCCGGGGAGTCGTCAACCAGGCTTTGATCCGGGGGTTTCCGAATGGGGAAACCCGGCAGTCGTCATGGGCTGTCACCCACTGCTGAACACATAGGCAGTGTGGAGGGAACGAGGGGAAGTGAAACATCTCAGTACCCTCAGGAAGAGAAAACAACCGTGATTCCGGGAGTAGTGGCGAGCGAAACCGGATGAGGCCAAACCGTATGCGTGTGAGACCCGGCAGGGGTTGCGTATACGGGGTTGTGGGATCTCTCTTCTGCGGTCTGCCGGCCGTGGGACGAGTGAGAAACCGTTGATGTAGACGAAGGACATGCGAAAGGTCCGGCGTAGAGGGTAAGACCCCCGTAGTCGAAATGTCAGCGGCTCGTTTGAGAGACACCCAAGTAGCACGGGGCCCGAGAAATCCCGTGTGAATCTGGCGGGACCACCCGCTAAGCCTAAATATTCCCTGGTGACCGATAGCGGATAGTACCGTGAGGGAATGGTGAAAAGTACCCCGGGAGGGGAGTGAAATAGTACCTGAAACCGTGTGCCTACAAGCCGTGGGAGCGTCGGAACGTGCTTGCACGTTCTCGTGACTGCGTGCCTTTTGAAGAATGAGCCTGCGAGTTTGCGGTGTGTTGCGAGGTTAACCCGGGTGGGGAAGCCGTAGCGAAAGCGAGTCCGAACAGGGCGATTTTAGTAGCACGCTCAAGACCCGAAGCGGAGTGATCTAGCCATGGGCAGGTTGAAGCGGAGGTAAGACTTCGTGGAGGACCGAACCCACCAGGGTTGAAAACCTGGGGGATGACCTGTGGTTAGGGGTGAAAGGCCAATCAAACTCCGTGATAGCTGGTTCTCCCCGAAATGCATTTAGGTGCAGCGTCGTGTGTTTCTTGCCGGAGGTAGAGCACTGGATAGGCGATGGGCCCTACCGGGTTACTGACCTTAGCCAAACTCCGAATGCCGGTAAGTGAGAGCGCGGCAGTGAGACTGTGGGGGATAAGCTCCATGGTCGAGAGGGAAACAGCCCAGAGCATCGACTAAGGCCCCTAAGCGTACGCTAAGTGGGAAAGGATGTGGAGTCGCAGAGACAACCAGGAGGTTGGCTTAGAAGCAGCCACCCTTGAAAGAGTGCGTAATAGCTCACTGGTCTAGTGATTCCGCGCCGACAATGTAGCGGGGCTCAAGCGTACCGCCGAAGTCGTGTCATTCATATGTAAGCCCCAACGGGTGTATGGATGGGTAGGGGAGCGTCGTCTGCCGGGTGAAGCGGCACTGGAAGGTAGTCGTGGACGGTTGACGAGTGAGAATGCAGGCATGAGTAGCGATACACACGTGAGAAACGTGTGCGCCGATTGACTAAGGGTTCCTGGGTCAAGCTGATCTGCCCAGGGTAAGTCGGGACCTAAGGCGAGGCCGACAGGCGTAGTCGATGGATAACCGGTTGATATTCCGGTACCCGCTGTGAAGCGTCAAACATCGAATCCAGTGATGCTGAGGCCGTGAAGCCGTTCCGGACCCTTCGGGGAATGGAAAGTGGTGGAGCCGCCGGACCAATCTGGTAGTAGGTGAGTGATGGGGTGACGCAGGAAGGTAGTCCATCCCGGGCGGTGGTTGTCCCGGGGTAAGGGTGTAGGACGGTGTGTAGGTAAATCCGCACGCCATTAAGTCTGAGACCTGATGCCGAGCCGATTGTGGTGAAGTGGATGATCCTATGCTGTCGAGAAAAGCCTCTAGCGAGTTTCATGGCGGCCCGTACCCTAAACCGACTCAGGTGGTCAGGTAGAGAATACCGAGGCGTTCGGGTGAACTATGGTTAAGGAACTCGGCAAAATGCCCCCGTAACTTCGGGAGAAGGGGGGCCACGCCTGGTGATCCGATTTACTCGGTGAGCTGGGGGTGGCCGCAGAGACCAGCGAGAAGCGACTGTTTACTAAAAACACAGGTCCGTGCGAAGCCGTAAGGCGATGTATACGGACTGACGCCTGCCCGGTGCTGGAACGTTAAGGGGACCGGTTAGCTCACTTTCGGGTGGGCGAAGCTGAGAACTTAAGCGCCAGTAAACGGCGGTGGTAACTATAACCATCCTAAGGTAGCGAAATTCCTTGTCGGGTAAGTTCCGACCTGCACGAATGGCGTAACGACTTCTCGACTGTCTCAACCATAGGCCCGGTGAAATTGCACTACGAGTAAAGATGCTCGTTTCGCGCAGCAGGACGGAAAGACCCCGGGACCTTTACTACAGTTTGATATTGGTGTTCGGTTCGGCTTGTGTAGGATAGCTGGGAGACTGTGAAGCATGCACGCCAGTGTGTGTGGAGTCGTCGTTGAAATACCAGTCTGGTCGTGCTGGATGTCTAACCTGGGTCCGTGATCCGGATCAGGGACAGTGTCTGATGGGTAGTTTAACTGGGGCGGTTGCCTCCTAAAGGGTAACGGAGGCGCCCAAAGGTTCCCTCAGCCTGGTTGGCAATCAGGTGTTGAGTGTAAGTGCACAAGGGAGCTTGACTGTGAGACCGACGGGTCGAGCAGGGACGAAAGTCGGGACTAGTGATCCGGCGGTGGCTTGTGGAAGCGCCGTCGCTCAACGGATAAAAGGTACCCCGGGGATAACAGGCTGATCTTCCCCAAGAGTCCATATCGACGGGATGGTTTGGCACCTCGATGTCGGCTCGTCGCATCCTGGGGCTGGAGTCGGTCCCAAGGGTTGGGCTGTTCGCCCATTAAAGCGGTACGCGAGCTGGGTTTAGAACGTCGTGAGACAGTTCGGTCCCTATCCGCTGTGCGCGTAGGAGTCTTGAGAAGGGCTGTCCCTAGTACGAGAGGACCGGGACGGACGAACCTCTGGTGTGCCAGTTGTTCTGCCAAGGGCATGGCTGGTTGGCTACGTTCGGGAGGGATAACCGCTGAAAGCATCTAAGCGGGAAGCCTGCTTCGAGATGAGGACTCCCACCCACTTGATGGGGTAAGGCTCCCAGTAGACGACTGGGTTGATAGGCCGGATCTGGAAGCCAGGTAACTGGTGGAGGTGACCGGTACTAATAGGCCGAGGGCTTGTCCTCAGTTGCTCGCGTCCACTGTGTTGGTTCTGAAACCACGAACAGCCCCACGTTGTCACAGCGTGGTGTGGCGTTCACAGTTTCATAGTGTTTCGGTGGTCATAGCGTGAGGGAAACGCCCGGTTACATTCCGAACCCGGAAGCTAAGCCTCACAGCGCCGATGGTACTGCAGGGGGGACCCTGTGGGAGAGTAGGACACCGCCGAACTCCTTTTACAGCTCCGGCTCTTGGGCACTGCCCAGGGGCCGGAGCTTTTTTACGTTGAGGTAAGGTCAGGGGGCATCGTTGGCTCGTTTTGCACAGGAGGCTCCCGGGTGGAGGTCCAGGAGACGCGTGTCCAGACGGACCGGGTCCTCACCATCCCCAACATCCTCAGCATGGCACGGCTCGTCGGCGTCCCCCTCTTCCTGTGGTTGATCCTCAGGCCCGAGTTCGGGGGCCCCAAGAGCGACGGCTGGGCCCTCCTCGTGCTGGCCTTCAGCGGGATCAGTGACTATCTCGACGGCAAGCTCGCCAGGCGCTGGAACCAGATCAGCAGTCTCGGCCGGCTTCTCGACCCCGCCGCCGACCGGCTGTACGTACTTTCCACGCTGGTCGGTCTCACCTGGCGTGAGATCCTCCCGATCTGGCTGACCGGCCTGCTCCTCGCGCGAGAGCTGATGCTCCTGGTGATGGTGGGCATCCTCCGCCGGCACGGGTATCCGCCGCCGCAGGTGAACTTCCTCGGCAAGGCGGCCACCTTCAACCTGATGTACGCCTTCCCGTTGCTGCTCCTCAGCGATGGAAGCGGTTGGATCGCGTCAGTCGCCGCTGTTTTCGGATGGGCGTTCGCCGGGTGGGGTACAACGCTCTACTGGTGGGCAGGAGTGCTCTACGTGGTACAGGTCCGCCGTTTGGTCCGTGCGGACGCCATGGCCGATTGAGCTCGGCGATTGTCCGGACGTACGCCACGATGGCCCGCGGTGGAAAAGTGCGGGACAATCTGGACGGGTGAAGTCGGCTAGACCGTCGTCTCTTGGAGGAGGACGCTTCCGACATGAAGGCCGTCGTGATGGCCGGGGGCGAAGGCACGCGCCTGCGCCCCATGACCTCTAGCATGCCCAAGCCGCTCCTGCCCGTGGCCAACCGCCCGATCATGGAGCACGTGCTCCGGCTGCTCAAAAGGCATGGGCTCAGCGAGACCGTGGTCACCGTCCAGTTCCTGGCATCGCTCGTCAAGAACTACTTCGGTGACGGCGAAGAGCTCGGAATGGAGCTCACGTATGCCAATGAGGAGAAGCCACTCGGTACCGCCGGAAGCGTCAAGAACGCCGAAGAGGCGTTGAAGGACGATGCCTTCCTCGTGATCTCCGGTGATGCCCTGACCGACTTCGACCTCACGGAGCTGATCAATTTCCACAAGGAGAAGGGTGCGCTGGTCACGGTCTGTCTGACCCGGGTGCCCAATCCGCTGGAGTTCGGCATCACGATCGTCGACGAGGAAGGCAAGGTCGAGCGATTCCTGGAGAAGCCGACCTGGGGGCAGGTCTTCTCCGACACGGTCAACACGGGCATCTATGTCATGGAGCCCGAGGTATTCAGCTATGTCGAACCCGATGTTCCGGTCGACTGGTCCGGTGATGTCTTCCCGCAGTTGATGAAGGAAGGCAAGCCGATCTACGGCTATGTCGCCGAGGGCTACTGGGAGGACGTCGGCACCCATGAGAGCTATGTGAAAGCCCAGGCCGACGTACTCGAGGGCAAGGTCAACGTCGACATCGACGGCTTCGAGATCTCCCCGGGCGTGTGGGTTGCGGAAGGCGCTGAGGTGCATCCCGATGCCGTACTGCGGGGGCCGCTGTACATCGGCGACTACGCGAAGGTCGAGGCCGGCGCCGAGATTCGCGAACACACCGTCGTCGGCTCCAATGTCGTCGTCAAGAGCGGTGCTTTTCTGCACAAGGCCGTCGTGCACGACAACGTGTACGTCGGGCAGCACAGCAATCTGCGCGGCTGTGTCGTCGGCAAGAACACCGACATCATGCGGGCCGCG contains:
- a CDS encoding CDP-alcohol phosphatidyltransferase family protein, which gives rise to MEVQETRVQTDRVLTIPNILSMARLVGVPLFLWLILRPEFGGPKSDGWALLVLAFSGISDYLDGKLARRWNQISSLGRLLDPAADRLYVLSTLVGLTWREILPIWLTGLLLARELMLLVMVGILRRHGYPPPQVNFLGKAATFNLMYAFPLLLLSDGSGWIASVAAVFGWAFAGWGTTLYWWAGVLYVVQVRRLVRADAMAD